AAATGTAATGCTGGGATGGAGGTAAAAATACCAACCTGTAGCACGTCCTTACCAGAGTTGTGTGAAGTGCCCAAAATGAATGTGCCCTTGTTTCATGGGCTTATTGCCTGTGCCTCCCATTCTTCAGCCCTCAGGGAAGCTCATTATTCTGCATCCACAGCCTGATCCTGTACCCATTGCTTTTTCACTCTTGCATGTGCAGGTGAGCAGTGAGACCTCCCAGCCATcaagagaaggagaaattggGCTTCCTTCAGGTGTCAGGGCTGTATTTGTATTCCGGTGAAAGTCACACCTGATGGTGGGCAGAACCCAGGTTTAGTGGGCACTGTGACAGTGATTAGCCATAGCTTGGGCATTCTTCAGCTTGGCTGTAGTTTCCCAAATGTCTGTGGGGTGACAAGGGAGCACTAGGGACACGTGAGATCTAACactgctctccttcctccctgtcTAGTTTCGGGACCATGTGAAGACGTGTGGCAGATCCAAAGTACCGTGCCGGTTCgaggctgtgggctgtgctgaggtggTAAGGGCTCCTCTCTTGGATTTCCCTGGGGCTTTTCAGTCCTAGCATTAGAGTTCCTGCAAACTGCTGTTGCCCAAACTGTCACGTGTGTTACATCTGTTTTCCTTCAGGTATTTGATTAACCCCCTTGCACAGGGAGCTTCACATCATCTGCTGTGCAGAATCTGCGCATCCCAGGGATTAAATTCCTGTGGGATGAAATCTCCTTCTACTTTAAGAGCACTCTAAGTGCTTTGGGACTGGGGTGGTTATGCTACTTtcagggggaatggcttcacactgccAGAGGTCAGGTTTAGATGagatttttagaaagaaattgttccttgtgagggtgggaaggccctggcacagggtgcccagaggagctgtggctgtcctgGGATCCCTTGgacaggatgagctttaaggtctcttcacATCCAAGCAAGTGTGTAATAACTTGTGATTACAGTGATTCTGTAAGCAAAGTACTGGGGCCAGGCCGTTTCTCTATGTCACTTAGTTTCTGCAGGTCCTACTGGTTCAAATAAATCCCTCCTCCAGGAGGTTATGTGAGGCTTTGTCCTTTGTTGCTGTTAGGTACATCTGACAGAGCTTTTCTGGGAGGGGTtggaggaaggcagagcagaCTAGTACAGCTGGGGGAAGCGTTTAGCAACCCTCATTGTATGTGATTTGAAACATTTctaaaactaaacaaaaacccaaaccacccccaccaaaacacatttttccattatttctttgttttttcccccctataAATTGTAAATTTAAAGCTGATGTTGTGACCtgtgttgtagtgtgtttttatACTTTGTAACACTTTGAAgtagttttggttttgtatcCTCGTATTTTTCCCAAATGGTTTATCCCAAACTGTACCCCCTCCCTTTACCTGTGTAATCCCTCTCCCTGGATGAgatcacccccaaacccccatccTGGCTCTCTGTCAATCACTCAGCATTCCATCCCCTCCATCTAGAAGCTTCAGCCCAGGATGTCGAGCGATCAGCCAGAGGCCAGGGGTCAGCCCCCCAAGCCTTGCCCCATACGCTGTCCTAAATGTCCATCCCCCAGTACCAATCCCTCAGGGTCACTTATTGGTCAGTAAAAGTTCTCTACTTTGGGTTTCCACCTCCCTTTTAATGTAACCTTGGCACCTCTCCCGGGGCTCTCAGCAGGAGCCCCCTGAGGTGCAGGACCTCCTTCGAGACTCCTAGAATAAAACCTTGGATTAACCCCTGCTAAGAGCCGGCCCTTTATCTCCTACCGATGTGTCTCCTGCTGCAAAGGCACCAGCCCAGGTGccctcagcaccctcagggCACAGACAGTGTCTCCTTCAGGGCACAGACAGTGTCTCccctcagcaccctcagggCACAGACAGTGTCTCCCTGCTGTGGCCGTGCCTGGGCTGCCCCCGGTGTCTGGGACTCAGGGCTGGCCGGGGATCCTGAGAGGCtcccagagggacagagacaacCTGGATAGGAGGAATTTGTTCTGTGGATGGTGACAGTGTAGATTGCACATGCTGAATGGGGGATGTATTTCTCTTCATGTAGGTGGAAAATGAAAAGCTCCCAGAACACGAAAGGAAGTGTTTGGCAGAGCATCTCTACATGCttctgagctctgtgctcagcctcAAGACTGGTGCTGGGGACCTGAAGCCCCTTCCTGTCCCTTCCTCATCACAAAACAGTTCCCCACTTCTGGGAGCAAACTCACTGTGCTCGGAGTCGGAGCTCTCCCGGTCTGTAGAGCTCTTGGGAAGGTGTGAGGCCCTTGAGAGGAAAACAGCTACCTTTGAGAACATTGTCTGTGTGCTTAACCGGGAGGTGGAGAGAGTGTCCCTGACAGCTGAGGCCTACAGTCGCCAGCACCGGCTGGACCAGGAGAAAATCGAAACGCTGAGCAACAAGGTGTGTAACTGCTCACCTGGGTTCCCACACTCCCAGCAGAGGTTGTTTCCTGTTTCCTTTCTGTGTCATGAGCTAGCAAAGCTTCACCACTTGGTCCTGAAACTCCACAAATCTGAAGGCAGAAGTAAAATACCCTGTGTGCCTATGCCCAACCCTCAACAGctccctggaaaagctgggaatTTAACTGACCTGTCTAAAGCATCAGACCTCTGTTAATTATCAAACTGAGTGAGATACTGAGGGGTTCTTCCTCAGCACAATTTTCTGACAAGAGCCAGAGCACCCAGAATTTCACTGCATCTCCTTGTGCTGCATCTCACTGAATCTGTGGGGCTGCTCACCTTCCAGACTTTTCCAAATGAGTGCTGCCTTTGCCAAAGGAGTGCCATCagttctgctgcctgcagtgacaggCTGGAGGTGTGAAGGAGCTGCCTCCACCAGTCTGCTCCAGCACAGTCCCTTGTGGAGGGCTCCTGGTGTTCctggcacctggagctgtgcagtttGCAGCGCACCTGTGCTCTCTGGGCAGCTGATCTGCCGTGACCCTGTgtgagctggcagggacaaACCCTCCAGAGGGTGTAggttcttttctttctcaattTGGTTTTGTCACAATGCTGAgttattggggattttttccccatccaCACTTCTTGTACTGCTCAGCCAATGGAGCAGCTCCTTGGAAGGAGTTTTACATTGGCTACGGGAAAGTTCCCAGCTCAAGCACTAAGCTGTTTTGATGGATCTTCTCCAGAGAAGGAAGCTTCAGTGAATTGGCTTATGTTGCTCAgtttctccctccctgctccctgtccatTTTGGAGGTCTCTCCCTAAGGAGCTGTCCCAAGGGGCTGCCGGGGTCTCTCCCAGGCCCCAGGGCCTGCGTGTTTCTCACCTGCACCACGTGTCCCACTGAGCAGGTccggcagctggagaggagcatTGGGCTTAAAGACCTGGCCATGGCTGAGATGGAGGAGAAGATCCGCAACATGGAGGCTTCCACCTACGATGGGGTTTTCATCTGGAAGATAACGGAGTTTGCGCGGAAGCGTCAGGAGGCGATAACGGGCCGCTCGCCTGCCATCTTCTCTCCAGGTGTGCCAAGTCCCCAAAATCTCTTGCATCTCAGCTGCGTGTGGGTCTCGTGGCAGGACCTTTGCTTGGGAAATGCTGCCAGgctgagaaaagaaatattccaTATGGAAGGGAGTGTTTTATCTTGGAGAGTGAAGcatgcagagcagtgctgttcCAAGAGGGAAGAGAGGGCTGAGAGGACGGAGATGCAGGCTGTGGATGGGATGAGAAAGGGAATTGGCTGTAATTGGTTTGCATTAAATGTAAAGGCAAGGAAATACCAGCTGTTATCTGTGttaaagaaaaggaagtggAGATACTGCTTACAGTGTTGTGAGGACAGAGTGCCACGGGGTTTTGGCAAAGGGCAAAGTCTTGATCTAAAAACAGCAAGTTGTTCAAGGAAGGTTCATTCAGGGCCTGACCCAGGACAAGCCAGGGTGAAGGCTATCAGTCTTGGGGGGGAAGGGGCAGGGCCTTACTGGCTTCTTGCTCGTCTCCTCACCTGGGCCAGAGAGAGCAGGATGCCCAGCTGCATGGTCcctctccctggctgctcccaccacTCTGGAACCATCTTTCCTTCTGTTCCTCGATGGGTTTTACATTCAAAGGGTGATGAGAGTGCTGAGAAGGCCCAGTGGAGATATTCTCCTTGGACTAACAAAGGGGTCATCTGTCCTGAGAGCTTTTGGGTAAAGCAGGTGGGGAGGAAGGAGTGGAGGAAATGAGCTGGGCATTTCCAAGAGGGATGCAGTGACAAAGATCCGATCTCTTGCTCCTCACCCTGTGGGAGAGCACAGTGTCTCTGCTATTCATAGTCTACCTGTTGAGAAAagcaccaagtcctgcagtAAAATATTGGCTGTGACCCCTGATCTCTGCCTGTGCCCACTGAGCCTCGCCCAGCCAGTCCCAGATGTGCTGTATGCCACTGTGGGAGGGTGACTTGTGGCAGGTCCCCTTCCAAGCTGTGACCCCACACAGGTCTAGTGTCACAATACAGGCATTCCCAGGactgctggggaaggaaggtgccTGAAATCCCATCCTGGCCATGCCCAAGCCATGCTGTAGGAATCCAAATGAGAAATATTCACTTGCTTGAGCCCCTGCCCGGATCAGAGGCATCAGCTCACAGTGGAGGTGCTGAGAGTGCTGTGCTTCCAGCCAGGTGCTTTATGGGGGGATTTGTTCCTGCTCACCAGTGTTGCTGCCATGAACcacagctccttcagccctgaGGTGCAGGAGGATTGGCCCAAATCTGGGGCAGATCTCCCCTGGCAGTGAGGGAATAGCCAGGGGACTGGTGactgctctgtgcacagcatCTGCTCAGGCCAGGGGCTGCACTTCCTGGCCTTGGGCTTTCCAGACCACCTCTGGTGCAGCCCAGACCTGGCTTCTCCCAGATTCGAAACTTCAGAGCGCTCAGATTTCAGAGAGATCTGCTGTTGCTAGACTGTGCTGCATTGGACCCTCACTGTGCCTGTTCCACTCTTCTCTAACAGCTTTCTACACCAGCAAGTACGGCTACAAGATGTGTCTGCGCGTGTACCTGAATGGGGACGGCACCGGCCGTGGCACCCACCTGTCCCTGTTTTTTGTGGTGATGAAGGGACCTAACGATGCGCTGCTGCGGTGGCCCTTTAACCAGAAGGTGGGTctggagcagagcccactgTGCCCGTCCATGGCCTCTCTGGTTCAGCACCCACTTGAGTTTCTCAGCACTGTCACTCCGGGCCGTTTGGCAAGGCAGTATTGACTGCCCTGGGGGTTCCCCAGGTGTGCTGAGAGCaatggctgtgctgtggggcaAGGGGGTGACATGGGCTGTTGGGAATCGCACAGAGCCTCTGCAAGGGTTGGGGGCAAGGGAAGGTTGTGGTGGCCTCAGAGCTTGGGGACAGTGGGTGCTCATTCCCTGTCAGGAGCTCAGATCCCAGCTCTTGGGCACTGCAGGTTTGTGGAACACATGGAGGCGGAGTGAGCGGGCACAAGCAGATGCAGAGAGGACAACAGCCCTGGCTCAGGGAAGTACCTGAGTGCAGTGTCAGTTCTGAGAGCAGAGTGTAGGTTTTCAGTCAGTCTGACAGAGTTGTGCTGCCACAGGGAAGTTTCCAGCGATAGGCaggatgtggggatggggagggtttCTACAGGATGTTCCTGAGGTGATGTTCTCTGCTGGTCCCACTCAGAGGCATTTCTCTGATTTGCAGGTGCAcagggtggctgtggctgctggttACCTGCATGCAGGTCACTGGACTGGGCTTCCATGTGTCTTTTATTCAGCCACTCCTCTGTGCTTTCACCTTTCCCCACAGGTCACCCTGATGCTTCTGGACCAGAATAACCGGGAGCACATCATCGATGCCTTCCGCCCCGACGTGACGTCCTCGTCCTTCCAGCGCCCCGTCACGGAGATGAACATCGCCAGCGGCTGCCCCCTCTTCTGCCCCGTGTCCGTCATGGAAGCCAAGAACTCCTACGTGCGTGATGATGCCATCTTTATTAAAGCCATCGTTGATCTCACGGGCCTCTAACCCTGCTGACCTTGGAGCAGTGAGCAtggagccagcactgcccagggcatcTCCTGCTTGTGCTGCACTTCAGGTGGGTCTGAGAGCAAGagggggcacagagaggggaaaagccCTTCCTGAAAAGGGACCTTTGCTCTGAGTGGAAATGAGGTGTCTGATAGGAGCTCTCCTGCGGAGAGGGTTGGGTGGACACTGGCAGGCTGTGGAATATGGAAGATTCCCTGCAGGGACTTGGATGTCTGAACTGCTGCTGTCTGGACTCCAGTGGAAACCAGTGCAGCTCTTGCTCTACCAGTTTAGCCAACATCCACAGCTCTCTAGTAAAACAGCGGTTTGCCCTGCCTGAGCTCCACCTCCTGTGGATTTTGGCTCCGCTGTCTAGGATTTCCCTCTGAGATCTCCATGTTCCTGGAAGTTGTGGGGTGCCG
This genomic stretch from Ammospiza caudacuta isolate bAmmCau1 chromosome 21, bAmmCau1.pri, whole genome shotgun sequence harbors:
- the TRAF2 gene encoding TNF receptor-associated factor 2 isoform X2; protein product: MTLCAQSLEIQPELFVHMAAANSSPPGSLDLNQPGFAKEILGTKLEVKYLCSDCKNILRRPFQAQCGHRYCSYCLKRIISAGPQKCASCIQEGIYEEGISILETSSAFPDNAARREVESLPAVCINSGCTWKGTIKEYEAHDEVCPEFPLTCEGCGKKIPREKFRDHVKTCGRSKVPCRFEAVGCAEVVENEKLPEHERKCLAEHLYMLLSSVLSLKTGAGDLKPLPVPSSSQNSSPLLGANSLCSESELSRSVELLGRCEALERKTATFENIVCVLNREVERVSLTAEAYSRQHRLDQEKIETLSNKVRQLERSIGLKDLAMAEMEEKIRNMEASTYDGVFIWKITEFARKRQEAITGRSPAIFSPAFYTSKYGYKMCLRVYLNGDGTGRGTHLSLFFVVMKGPNDALLRWPFNQKVTLMLLDQNNREHIIDAFRPDVTSSSFQRPVTEMNIASGCPLFCPVSVMEAKNSYVRDDAIFIKAIVDLTGL
- the TRAF2 gene encoding TNF receptor-associated factor 2 isoform X1 — protein: MTNHPPAIIISWRKCFYFQSLEIQPELFVHMAAANSSPPGSLDLNQPGFAKEILGTKLEVKYLCSDCKNILRRPFQAQCGHRYCSYCLKRIISAGPQKCASCIQEGIYEEGISILETSSAFPDNAARREVESLPAVCINSGCTWKGTIKEYEAHDEVCPEFPLTCEGCGKKIPREKFRDHVKTCGRSKVPCRFEAVGCAEVVENEKLPEHERKCLAEHLYMLLSSVLSLKTGAGDLKPLPVPSSSQNSSPLLGANSLCSESELSRSVELLGRCEALERKTATFENIVCVLNREVERVSLTAEAYSRQHRLDQEKIETLSNKVRQLERSIGLKDLAMAEMEEKIRNMEASTYDGVFIWKITEFARKRQEAITGRSPAIFSPAFYTSKYGYKMCLRVYLNGDGTGRGTHLSLFFVVMKGPNDALLRWPFNQKVTLMLLDQNNREHIIDAFRPDVTSSSFQRPVTEMNIASGCPLFCPVSVMEAKNSYVRDDAIFIKAIVDLTGL